A stretch of the Myxococcaceae bacterium JPH2 genome encodes the following:
- a CDS encoding GNAT family N-acetyltransferase has translation MTTDARALSPAPTVVEVVDRAAFMALESEWNALVEATGHELFYRHEFVRIWLDNFAADGRLRVLILRDADGVLSAVLPLREERATLHGVPVRQLSSTANAHSCRFDLVAREPEQAAAVFIAHLRGVRGWDVLRLTDVPDGGGGFRLLDAARRSGLHVGEWASLHSPYIPLPAKREVYFEGLPAKFKANCRRRRRKLEEKGHVTFEVVTGGLELDGALEQGFALEQSGWKGTRGTAMAQDPRTRGFYTELARDASFRGQLRLYFLKLDGKPVAFHFGLQHDGRYFLLKPGYDERLGDCSPGQLLMEDVVGACMDQGLREFDFLGPDMTWKRDWTDKVRRHSWLYLFNDTPFCRALWAAKFRWIPAAKEVVSRWKR, from the coding sequence ATGACCACTGATGCCAGAGCACTGAGCCCCGCCCCCACCGTTGTCGAAGTTGTCGACCGGGCCGCGTTCATGGCCCTGGAGTCGGAGTGGAACGCCTTGGTCGAGGCGACGGGGCATGAGCTGTTCTACCGGCACGAGTTCGTGCGCATCTGGCTGGATAACTTCGCGGCGGACGGACGGCTGCGCGTGTTGATTCTGCGGGACGCGGACGGAGTGTTGTCCGCGGTGCTGCCGTTGAGGGAGGAGCGGGCCACGCTTCATGGCGTGCCCGTTCGTCAGCTCTCCAGCACGGCGAATGCCCACTCGTGCCGGTTCGACCTGGTGGCGCGCGAGCCCGAGCAGGCCGCAGCGGTCTTCATCGCGCACCTGCGGGGGGTGCGCGGCTGGGATGTGCTTCGGCTGACGGACGTCCCGGACGGCGGGGGTGGCTTCCGCCTGCTGGATGCCGCTCGGCGCTCGGGCCTGCACGTGGGCGAGTGGGCGTCGCTTCACTCGCCCTACATTCCGTTGCCCGCGAAGCGCGAGGTGTACTTCGAGGGGCTGCCCGCGAAGTTCAAGGCCAACTGCCGCCGCCGGCGCCGCAAGCTCGAGGAGAAGGGCCACGTCACGTTCGAAGTGGTGACGGGCGGGCTCGAGCTGGACGGAGCCTTGGAGCAAGGCTTCGCGCTGGAGCAGAGCGGGTGGAAGGGCACGCGGGGCACGGCCATGGCCCAGGACCCGCGCACGCGGGGCTTCTACACGGAGCTGGCGCGCGACGCGTCGTTTCGCGGGCAACTGCGGCTGTACTTCCTGAAGCTGGATGGGAAGCCCGTGGCGTTCCACTTCGGCTTGCAGCACGACGGCCGCTACTTCCTGCTCAAGCCCGGCTACGACGAGCGGCTGGGGGACTGCAGCCCCGGACAGCTCCTCATGGAGGACGTGGTGGGCGCGTGCATGGATCAGGGCCTGCGCGAGTTCGACTTCCTGGGGCCGGACATGACCTGGAAGCGCGACTGGACGGACAAGGTGCGGCGGCACAGCTGGCTGTACCTCTTCAACGACACCCCCTTCTGCCGGGCGCTGTGGGCGGCGAAGTTCCGGTGGATCCCCGCGGCGAAGGAGGTCGTGTCGCGATGGAAGCGCTGA
- a CDS encoding CpsD/CapB family tyrosine-protein kinase: protein MDQTMERAGNFLPRVDDSSASPNSVDRRVVTLTAPASAAAEQYRSLYYRLERMRELRPMKVIALTSAMPGEGKTVTSVNLALAAARANPERRILLVDADLRRGGVAGTLGMRNKGGLAELLAGECEVRDVVRRFSSTKLAVISAGTTPEEPTQVLASARMKQFLKGVRDGFDEVYVDLPPTLPFADAGILGHQADGLLMVIRANVTPTKAVNQAVEQLGGAPLLGCVLNGAEAASTPYLKNYVKR, encoded by the coding sequence ATGGATCAGACCATGGAGCGGGCGGGGAACTTCCTGCCCCGCGTGGACGACAGCTCGGCGTCGCCCAACTCGGTGGACCGTCGGGTGGTGACGCTGACGGCACCCGCCTCGGCGGCGGCGGAGCAGTACCGGAGCCTGTATTACCGGCTGGAGCGGATGCGGGAGCTGCGGCCGATGAAGGTCATCGCGCTGACCTCGGCCATGCCGGGCGAGGGCAAGACGGTGACGAGCGTCAACCTGGCGCTCGCGGCGGCGCGGGCCAATCCAGAGCGGCGCATCCTGCTGGTGGACGCGGACCTCCGGCGCGGGGGCGTGGCGGGCACGCTGGGCATGCGCAACAAGGGCGGGCTCGCGGAGCTGTTGGCCGGGGAGTGCGAGGTGCGCGACGTGGTGCGGCGCTTCAGCTCCACGAAGCTGGCGGTCATCTCCGCGGGCACGACGCCGGAGGAGCCCACGCAGGTGTTGGCGAGCGCCCGGATGAAGCAGTTCCTCAAGGGCGTGCGGGATGGCTTCGATGAGGTGTACGTGGACCTGCCGCCCACGCTGCCGTTCGCGGATGCGGGCATCCTGGGCCATCAGGCGGACGGGTTGCTGATGGTCATCCGGGCGAACGTCACGCCCACCAAGGCGGTGAACCAGGCGGTGGAGCAGTTGGGTGGCGCGCCGCTGCTCGGGTGCGTGCTGAACGGGGCGGAGGCGGCGAGCACCCCGTACCTGAAGAACTACGTGAAGCGGTAG
- a CDS encoding sugar transferase — MLRVFHHYFSAKKLTFFLAESSAIALACVAGAAVCAALLAPAGTRPPFSVMWPTLVGLGAAFVVTFQFTLYLLDLYDLRIAAEDRVRGYRFLKAAGVTAMLAGLAMLVLPLALPVRLPPGTLLGGAMGALAGTLVVRVSIRALVGAPDAVLLVGDGLKALAVVGAIEAGGEGGFRVVGMVDPRQASEPLEEVARRLDAAYVVQAADDMRGANWVEALLRCRLEGRRVYDAAGFCERVLRRIPVQFLRASDFAFADELTMSSMRRGFKRAFDIAVSAVLLLAASPFLLFVSLAIKLDSRGPVFYRQERVGLAGGSYRLWKFRSMRTDAEKDGAVWARANDDRVTRVGRFIRRTRVDEIPQVFNVLLGDMSFVGPRPERPVFVAQLKQQIPFYGLREAVKPGITGWAQIRYPYGASVEDARNKLEFDLYYVKNGSLFLDMGIIFHTVRHVLLGRGAR, encoded by the coding sequence GTGCTTCGGGTCTTCCATCACTATTTCTCAGCCAAGAAACTCACGTTCTTTCTCGCGGAGAGTTCGGCGATCGCCCTGGCGTGCGTGGCCGGGGCCGCGGTGTGCGCGGCGCTCCTCGCTCCCGCCGGGACGCGCCCGCCTTTCTCGGTGATGTGGCCCACGCTCGTGGGGCTGGGCGCCGCGTTCGTCGTCACCTTCCAGTTCACGCTGTACTTGTTGGACTTGTATGACCTGCGCATCGCCGCGGAGGACCGCGTGCGCGGCTACCGCTTCCTCAAGGCGGCGGGCGTGACGGCGATGCTGGCGGGGCTGGCCATGTTGGTGCTGCCGCTCGCGTTGCCGGTGCGGCTGCCTCCCGGGACGTTGTTGGGCGGCGCCATGGGCGCGCTCGCGGGGACGCTGGTGGTGCGCGTGTCCATCCGCGCATTGGTGGGTGCCCCGGATGCGGTGCTGCTCGTCGGGGATGGCTTGAAGGCCCTGGCGGTGGTGGGCGCCATCGAGGCGGGCGGTGAGGGCGGCTTCCGCGTGGTGGGGATGGTGGACCCAAGGCAGGCGTCCGAGCCGCTGGAGGAGGTGGCTCGCCGGCTGGACGCGGCCTACGTGGTGCAAGCCGCGGACGACATGCGTGGCGCCAACTGGGTGGAGGCGCTGCTGCGGTGCCGACTGGAGGGGCGGCGCGTGTACGACGCCGCGGGCTTCTGCGAGCGCGTGCTGCGGCGCATCCCGGTGCAGTTCCTGCGCGCCAGCGACTTCGCGTTCGCGGATGAACTCACCATGTCGTCGATGCGGCGGGGCTTCAAGCGCGCGTTCGACATCGCGGTGTCGGCGGTGCTGTTGCTCGCGGCTTCCCCCTTCCTGTTGTTCGTGTCGCTGGCCATCAAGCTCGACTCGCGCGGGCCCGTCTTCTATCGGCAGGAGCGCGTGGGGCTGGCGGGCGGCTCGTATCGGCTGTGGAAGTTCCGCAGCATGCGCACGGACGCGGAGAAGGATGGCGCGGTCTGGGCTCGGGCCAATGACGACCGGGTGACGCGCGTGGGCCGCTTCATCCGCCGCACGCGCGTGGACGAGATTCCGCAGGTGTTCAACGTCCTGCTGGGCGACATGAGCTTCGTGGGGCCGAGGCCGGAGCGGCCTGTCTTCGTGGCACAGCTCAAGCAACAGATTCCGTTCTACGGGCTGCGCGAGGCCGTCAAGCCAGGCATCACCGGCTGGGCGCAGATTCGCTATCCCTATGGCGCGTCGGTGGAAGACGCGCGCAACAAGCTGGAGTTCGACCTCTACTACGTGAAGAACGGCTCGTTGTTCCTCGACATGGGAATCATCTTCCACACGGTGAGGCACGTGTTGCTCGGTCGAGGCGCGAGGTAG
- a CDS encoding YvcK family protein: MVEMDVDAPLPDAWSDEDTRRRHHSQERNELLQAPTDRPTRIVAMGGGTGLPMVLRGLARRALPKSDDPGVDITAVVTMSDDGGSSGRLRRLHGALPPGDIRNCLVALAGGKSALKEVFQYRFGGARGLAGHAVGNLLIAALAELKGDFLEAVRVSAQMLGARGQVLPCTLASVQLVAQMHDRTEVVGERNICRAQGRVLRVSLSPRSPPPADGLLEAIHAADLVAIGPGSLYSSVLPNLLVDGVAQALRESRALKVLVSNLMTQPGETDGMTCRDHVQSVLEHVGPVLDAVLINAHLPAEDAMKRYGLRGSYVVESSHRELLALGVVPVQADLLREGSKIRHDSRKVASCLLKMARSGL, translated from the coding sequence ATGGTGGAAATGGACGTGGATGCGCCGCTCCCGGACGCCTGGAGTGACGAAGACACCCGGCGGCGGCACCACTCACAAGAGCGCAACGAGCTGTTGCAGGCGCCGACGGATCGCCCGACGCGCATCGTGGCCATGGGGGGCGGTACAGGCCTGCCGATGGTCCTGAGAGGGTTGGCGCGGCGCGCGCTGCCCAAGTCGGATGACCCCGGGGTGGACATCACCGCGGTGGTGACCATGAGCGACGATGGGGGGAGCTCGGGCCGGCTGCGGCGCCTGCACGGCGCGCTGCCTCCCGGAGACATTCGCAACTGTCTGGTGGCGCTGGCGGGCGGCAAGAGCGCGCTCAAGGAAGTCTTTCAATATCGCTTTGGCGGCGCGCGGGGCCTGGCCGGACACGCGGTGGGCAACCTGCTCATCGCCGCGCTGGCGGAGCTCAAGGGGGACTTCCTGGAGGCGGTGCGGGTGTCCGCGCAGATGCTGGGGGCGAGGGGGCAGGTGCTGCCGTGCACGCTGGCCTCGGTGCAGTTGGTGGCGCAGATGCACGACCGCACGGAGGTGGTGGGCGAGCGGAACATCTGCCGCGCGCAGGGCCGGGTGCTCCGGGTCAGCCTGAGCCCTCGCTCGCCGCCGCCCGCGGATGGACTGTTGGAGGCCATCCACGCGGCGGACCTCGTGGCCATCGGTCCGGGCTCGCTGTACTCGAGCGTGCTGCCGAACCTGCTGGTGGACGGGGTGGCGCAGGCGCTGCGCGAGTCGCGGGCCCTCAAGGTGCTGGTGTCCAACCTGATGACCCAGCCAGGCGAGACGGACGGCATGACGTGCAGGGACCACGTGCAGTCGGTGCTGGAGCACGTGGGGCCGGTGCTCGACGCGGTGCTCATCAACGCGCACCTGCCCGCCGAGGACGCGATGAAGCGCTATGGGCTGCGTGGCTCGTATGTCGTCGAGTCCAGTCACCGCGAGCTGCTCGCGCTGGGCGTGGTGCCCGTGCAGGCAGACCTCCTGCGCGAGGGGTCCAAGATCCGACACGACAGTCGCAAGGTCGCGTCGTGTCTCCTGAAGATGGCGCGCAGCGGGTTGTAG
- a CDS encoding DegT/DnrJ/EryC1/StrS family aminotransferase, translated as MEALNPSGRLYVPALPTLWPRMLMARVRPGAHPPFASPNVRYFYFARNAVWLTVKMLGLDAGEVLMPAYHHGVEVEALVDAGATPRFYRVGKHWDVDLEDVARRVGPKTKALYLIHYAGFPGPVAQMRRLADQHGIPLIEDCALSLLSSDGAVPLGTTGDVGIFCLYKTLPVPNGGALVVNGPRQYSLPEPPAPPLASTFSHTASALLQNLELRGGFVGRGLRRLARAVGRGTVRAASIERVATGTQHFDRRHVDLGMSPLTKRIALSQDLDGIVEARRRNYFFLLGRLRDVSPPLFNQLPPGACPLFYPLVVHDKAEMMARLHARGIDAIDFWRRFHPACDPAEFPEVAQLRRDIIEVPCHQDLSPEVMADVAQAVREAVTADQRTRKRAG; from the coding sequence ATGGAAGCGCTGAATCCCTCTGGCAGGCTCTACGTTCCGGCTCTGCCCACGCTCTGGCCGCGCATGCTGATGGCGCGCGTGCGTCCTGGAGCCCACCCGCCCTTTGCCTCGCCCAACGTTCGTTACTTCTATTTCGCGCGCAACGCCGTCTGGCTCACGGTGAAGATGCTGGGCCTGGACGCGGGCGAGGTGCTCATGCCCGCCTACCACCACGGGGTGGAGGTGGAGGCGCTCGTGGACGCGGGGGCCACGCCGCGCTTCTACCGCGTGGGCAAGCACTGGGACGTAGACCTGGAGGACGTGGCCCGGCGCGTGGGTCCGAAGACGAAGGCGCTCTACCTCATCCACTACGCGGGCTTCCCCGGTCCGGTGGCGCAGATGCGGCGCCTGGCGGATCAGCACGGCATCCCGCTCATCGAGGACTGCGCGCTGTCGCTCCTGTCCTCGGATGGCGCGGTGCCCTTGGGGACCACGGGGGACGTGGGCATCTTCTGTCTGTACAAGACGCTGCCCGTGCCCAATGGCGGGGCGCTCGTCGTGAATGGGCCGCGGCAGTACAGCCTGCCGGAGCCTCCCGCGCCTCCGTTGGCCTCGACCTTCAGCCACACCGCCTCGGCGCTGCTCCAGAACCTGGAGCTGCGCGGCGGATTCGTGGGCCGGGGACTGCGGCGCCTGGCGCGCGCGGTGGGCCGAGGCACCGTGCGGGCCGCGAGCATCGAGCGGGTGGCCACGGGCACGCAGCACTTCGACCGCCGCCATGTGGACCTGGGCATGAGCCCGCTGACGAAGCGCATCGCGCTGTCGCAAGACCTGGATGGCATCGTCGAGGCGCGGCGCCGCAACTACTTCTTCCTGTTGGGGCGCCTTCGGGACGTGTCGCCGCCGCTGTTCAATCAGCTTCCGCCCGGGGCCTGCCCACTCTTCTATCCGCTCGTCGTGCACGACAAGGCGGAGATGATGGCGCGGCTGCATGCGCGAGGAATCGACGCCATCGACTTCTGGCGGCGCTTCCATCCCGCGTGCGACCCCGCCGAGTTCCCCGAGGTGGCGCAGCTTCGCCGCGACATCATCGAGGTGCCGTGCCACCAGGACCTGTCTCCCGAGGTGATGGCGGACGTAGCGCAGGCGGTGCGGGAGGCGGTGACCGCGGACCAACGCACGCGCAAGCGCGCGGGCTGA
- a CDS encoding chain-length determining protein, which produces MERGMTADQLLAALWRRKALVGAITVAVFMVGAAIVWTRPSMYEATVVVRVEPQRPAEEMVQHTVSELIEQRLLTVRQELLARPVLQEAIEEMNLYPDIVSEKGMEPAVEQMRKDLTVHVEGETSFELTYASRDPQVAAQVANRLPAIFSEATLKIRQAQASRATQLFRDELGSMGKAVSAWETKITRFKVDHLGELPEQMEMNMRGLERISALMQTRSEELRVAEARRSDLARAHNAVDSEAGRLEVAQDGLSRQLVNARTQWTDDHPEIKRMQKELEDLTTRRRDAEGRMWAERQERTRVGSLITNVQKEIEDLQRQAEAYQKRLDNTPRWAQELAVMNRDYEIARTKYQSVVSRKVEAEIAEELEAKSARSLFNVISPAGAPVTPARPDRLSGMLIALVAALGVGLLTGSVLEMRDDSLRDGLEVRQRLTLPVLAVVPNMQGKTEKRVLLPASSGGRNNVSAPTSLN; this is translated from the coding sequence ATGGAGCGTGGGATGACGGCGGACCAGCTGCTGGCGGCTCTCTGGCGCCGGAAGGCCCTGGTGGGAGCGATCACGGTGGCGGTCTTCATGGTGGGCGCGGCCATCGTATGGACCCGTCCGAGCATGTACGAGGCGACGGTGGTGGTGCGCGTGGAGCCGCAGCGGCCCGCCGAGGAGATGGTGCAGCACACGGTGAGCGAACTCATCGAGCAGCGCCTGCTCACGGTGCGCCAGGAGCTGCTGGCCCGGCCCGTGCTCCAGGAGGCCATCGAGGAGATGAACCTCTATCCGGACATCGTCTCGGAGAAGGGGATGGAGCCCGCGGTGGAGCAGATGCGCAAGGACCTCACCGTGCACGTGGAGGGGGAGACGTCCTTCGAGCTGACGTACGCCAGCCGGGATCCGCAGGTGGCGGCGCAGGTGGCCAACCGGCTGCCGGCCATCTTCTCCGAGGCGACGCTGAAGATTCGCCAGGCGCAGGCCTCGCGCGCCACGCAGTTGTTCCGGGACGAGCTGGGCTCCATGGGCAAGGCGGTGTCCGCGTGGGAGACGAAGATCACCCGCTTCAAGGTGGACCACCTGGGGGAGCTGCCCGAGCAGATGGAGATGAACATGCGCGGCCTGGAGCGCATCAGCGCGCTCATGCAGACGCGCTCCGAGGAGCTGCGCGTGGCGGAGGCCCGGCGCTCGGACCTGGCGCGCGCGCACAACGCGGTGGACAGCGAGGCGGGCCGGTTGGAGGTCGCGCAGGACGGGCTGTCGCGGCAGCTCGTCAACGCGCGCACCCAGTGGACGGACGACCACCCGGAAATCAAGCGCATGCAGAAGGAGCTCGAGGACCTGACCACGCGCCGCAGGGACGCCGAGGGGCGCATGTGGGCCGAGCGGCAGGAGCGCACCCGGGTGGGCTCGCTCATCACCAACGTGCAGAAGGAGATCGAGGACCTTCAGCGGCAGGCCGAGGCGTACCAGAAGCGGCTCGACAACACGCCGCGCTGGGCCCAGGAGCTGGCGGTGATGAACCGGGACTACGAGATTGCCCGGACGAAGTACCAGAGCGTGGTGAGCCGCAAGGTGGAGGCGGAGATCGCCGAGGAGCTGGAGGCGAAGAGCGCGCGCAGCCTCTTCAACGTCATCTCCCCCGCGGGCGCGCCGGTGACGCCCGCGCGGCCGGATCGCCTGAGCGGCATGCTCATCGCGCTGGTCGCGGCGCTGGGCGTGGGCCTGCTCACGGGCTCCGTGCTGGAGATGCGCGACGACAGCCTCCGCGACGGGCTCGAGGTGCGGCAGCGCCTGACGCTCCCGGTGCTGGCGGTGGTTCCGAACATGCAGGGCAAGACGGAGAAGCGGGTGTTGCTGCCCGCGTCGTCTGGCGGTCGCAACAACGTGTCAGCCCCCACCTCGTTGAACTGA
- a CDS encoding GNAT family N-acetyltransferase, with the protein MIREDEVRSGPQSAPWLDVAALSNLSELAGMRAAWDELLDASNAGPFSAWEWLYPWCRRIVPDVRPLVLTAKDRSGRLMGLLPLRLEQRWVAGMRVRRLGFLGETHVGSDYLDVVARRGHEAEVARAFFQVLHGLREEWDVLDLTDLREDSATPGVLRELFGPLEVLQRERFICPYETLTPQEPFDAFLRRGSRRDNYLRRRKWLEKQEGYRIERSEDPGQLAGPMTDFFRLHAARWRADGGSQGIKGSGVEAFHRDATQLLAERGRLRLYTMKVGGRAVASVYGLVHAGTFVYFQSGYDPRWHNRSVGLVLVGETFKDALASGLTEYDFLRGTEPYKSEWVSQRRRTIAVRVHGAMRVGRWYTRTEGWARRFRDGLKQVLPADVVERIRRERRRRAAVH; encoded by the coding sequence GTGATCCGCGAAGACGAAGTGAGATCGGGCCCGCAGTCCGCGCCGTGGTTGGACGTGGCGGCGCTCAGCAACCTGTCGGAGCTGGCGGGGATGCGCGCTGCGTGGGACGAGCTGCTGGATGCCAGCAACGCGGGACCCTTCAGCGCATGGGAGTGGCTCTATCCGTGGTGCCGGCGCATCGTCCCGGACGTGCGCCCGCTGGTGCTGACCGCGAAGGACCGGAGCGGGAGATTGATGGGGCTCTTGCCCCTGCGGCTGGAGCAGCGCTGGGTGGCGGGGATGCGCGTGCGCCGGCTGGGCTTCCTCGGCGAGACGCACGTGGGCAGCGACTACTTGGACGTGGTGGCGCGCCGGGGCCACGAGGCCGAGGTGGCTCGCGCCTTCTTCCAGGTGCTCCACGGGCTGCGCGAAGAGTGGGACGTGCTGGACCTGACGGACCTGCGCGAGGACTCCGCGACGCCGGGAGTCCTGCGGGAGCTGTTCGGTCCGCTCGAGGTCCTCCAGCGCGAGCGCTTCATCTGTCCCTACGAGACGCTCACCCCGCAGGAGCCCTTTGATGCGTTCCTCCGGCGCGGCAGCCGTCGGGACAACTACCTGCGGCGCCGCAAGTGGCTGGAGAAGCAGGAGGGCTATCGCATCGAGCGCTCCGAGGATCCGGGGCAGCTCGCGGGCCCGATGACGGACTTCTTCCGCCTGCACGCGGCGCGGTGGCGCGCGGATGGCGGCTCGCAGGGAATCAAGGGCTCGGGCGTGGAGGCGTTCCACCGGGATGCCACGCAGTTGCTCGCGGAGCGCGGCCGGCTGCGGCTGTACACGATGAAGGTGGGCGGGCGCGCGGTGGCCTCGGTGTACGGGCTCGTGCACGCGGGCACGTTCGTCTACTTCCAGTCGGGGTACGACCCTCGCTGGCACAACCGCAGCGTGGGCCTGGTGCTGGTGGGCGAGACGTTCAAGGACGCCCTGGCCTCGGGTCTCACCGAGTACGACTTCCTGCGCGGCACCGAGCCCTACAAGTCCGAGTGGGTGAGCCAACGTCGGCGCACCATCGCGGTGCGCGTGCACGGCGCCATGCGGGTGGGGCGCTGGTACACGCGCAC